Part of the Impatiens glandulifera chromosome 8, dImpGla2.1, whole genome shotgun sequence genome is shown below.
CAAGTTAGAAAAACCAATGactaaataacataaaaacaCAGTTTGTGCTCATTGAtcagtattttattttttttacatgaaCTCATCCTTGAACatcattttctctttaaattgtATACATAAAAACActataaaaacaaatcaaacattagaaactataataaaatgttttctgatatttatttttgaattatggAAAAGTAGCATGACATCAAACCACCATGATTTTCCGATTCTATTCAAAGCACTTCTAGTGTGAATCAAACTCTTTCGAGATTAATATACCAGATATAGAATaagtttaagaaaataaataaatacttaaatatgttgttatttaaattgtgtgtaaataataagatttttggataaaattaattaatttcagataaaaataaatgagtgaagtataataagttttatagtaaaattaatataattcctgcaccaaaaacaataatttgtagACACCTGATAAAAAATGACACATAATGTTAGAACTCAAAACTGCATTATAAAACTATAGACAATATTATTATAGCAAATATTATTTCACCATCCTTTCAACTTAAAGTAGATAGTTGTTAGATTTTAGGATTGATAATAGTGTTGTACTTAAGGTCACACCACATTTAGGTGAAGATGGTAGAGGACGATAATCAACTTTCATTCCGAGAGAGTTTGTTGAGTTCTGCTTGTTGAAGCCAACTTTCATTTGGAGAGAAATTAGTGAGTTCTACTTGCTGAAGCATTAAGTCTATACTAACCATAACAACATGGACATGattctaaatttttaattcaattatctTCTAGGTGTATGCTCTATCTCTTTATCTAatgaataaaaaacatttttattttacctAATTAGAATGTACAAGTGGTTAATATTGAAGTTTATATATCTGTCGAGCCTCTCAAGAAGAATTTAATACTAAAATCTTCTTtgaaatttaacataaatttgtATAGATAATATTTAATACTTGGATAAAATAGATGGATGagaatatatttaagaatttataCCTGGTGGAGGGTTTATTGCAACTTTTAGGTTACAATTGACTTacattaaaaagaattaataaaaagaatagcATCAAGATTGCAATCATACAATTATTGATTATCAGAAATTGAAAAGAGTAAAGGAAAATGAGCTGCACTCACTCCTCTGTTGCatacacataaattataaatctacctaaaaaatattattttcatataaagtCAACAATAATCAAAATGCAATGCAATAACTATAATAATACCAACTTAATATTTCTTAGGATAAGCAACAAAATTCATTACTAATAAGATAAAATTGTTAATACCAACTTAATATTTCttagataagaaataaaatccattatcaataaaataaaattgagaataGTAACTTAAATTGTTGCAGTAATGCAAGGATAGAATGTAATGCCACATCCAATCCTTTGATGCGCCATTCCTCTAGGAAGTGTAGACCTTGAAACTTGCAACCATTCTTTCTTTGAAACATCATAAGTAACCAACATGTTCATTTTTCCGAATCTAAACCACATCAAGATCAAGTCTTCGTTACCTACACCAATCATGTTAGTGTTCTTCCGATACAATTCCATGCACCACTCACTTGGCATTGTGTCGACTTCTTTCCACTGTAAAGTTGTTTTTTCTAACTCCCAAATGCAAATAGAAGCACACGATTTTATGTCCCTCACTTTTGAACCAACAAGCATGATTCGTCCCCCACATTCAACGATAAATCGGTCAGCATTAAAAGTATAAGGATTCGGGACTAAGATATGATTCCAAATGCCCGACAAGATATTGTAAGAGACCATACCATCTGGAATCGAACTCATAAAGTAGAGACAACTGTCGACAAAGATAGCTTGCGAACGCATGTTCAAAATCAATGGCAATGACATGCTCGCCGGCATGGCTCCCGATTTGTACCACGCATTCTCAATTGAGTCAAAAATTATGTACCGACCATTGCAACTGAAGTAGAGAATCTTGTAGCCCTCGGATAAGGATTTTCCATTCATCCACATTCCAACTGTTACTCCAGACCAACCCATGTTTGACCAAAACGGAAGCTCCTTGAGTGTTTGAGTTAGCGGGTTACCCACGAACAAACGCGTATGATTATCATTCGTAAAACAAACAATACCGCCAACAGAAGCTATAGGGAAGATAACCAACTTCTCTTGGAAAGAATGGATTTTTGAACGATGCCATTTGTTCGAGGAGGGATCGTACATGGCTGCAGTGTTTACATTGTTTTCGGTGATAGTGTAGAACCAAGGTTGAGTGATGGAAAGTTTGGCATATCGTTCACGAAAGGTATGGGAAGTCAACATGGTGTTCCACTTTCTACTTACAGAAAGGAAACGAAAGACGGTAACGATAGGTAATCTTGCCGCAACGGCTTCAAAGAGGTCTTCCGGGAATTTTCCCCATATCTTTGGTGACATTTCATTAGACGAACACAAGGTCAACTTATTTCTACTTACTTTCCTAGTAGGAGTTTCGTCGGACTCCATCTCTACGAGCAGCTGCAAAAgggaaagataaataaataatctaaattaaaaatatatatatatatttgttataattctttaaaacaaatatgagaATTGGAATTGAACAACATCCTATTTCTAATTTACCCTAAATAAACATAacttaacaataaaaaaatgataataagatttatttacaatatattCAAGGATCTATACAAGATAGATATGACACAATCACATACCATAAATGTTTTCAAACACTAAGACGTCAATATATGATTAAGTCAAATTAGTATGATAAAAGAATTACATTctcaatgtttttattttgaatcaaccaaaataatttatttgggatcaCTTCAATAGTTAATATTAAGGGATCCTTCATTTCATTAAGACAATGCAGGTCTTTGATAACAATGACTAACACCTAACAAAAGACAATGCAATTCTTTTCAAATACATACTTGGGGGATTGGAAACCTAAAAACATAGTATTTATTCTACTCAATATCCAACAAGAAgaagatttattaattttttttggttgaagAAGTCATCCCATTAAGTTAGTGTTTGACgagttattaataaatttgtccTTTTAGGAATcagttttgtttaatttagtttttttttcatgtaacCAGTAACATCACTAAGTTAGTAGTGATTCCTATATTTCTAATTTTCTAAGTAAACACCACTAAATTAGTACTGGTTCCTATTTTACTGTTTTTGTAAGTGTATAAATAATCGTCTCTTTTCAGCCAGTAAATAACAAGGAAACATTCTACTTTTTGTATTCGTGACAAAATATTATCCCTTCTTTAAGGATGATTCATACATCGATATTTTGGTTGACCCTCATGCCTTACCTTCCGCTCGAATCCCACCAGAGAGGAATATGAGGGATTTAAATAGTAGGCTTAACcttgaatattattttagaaaaggtTTTCTTGTTGTAGAAAACGAAAATGACATCTTCTCAAAAATTTGCTCATCTCAAAGTCTTTAAGATCAATGTCTTACCTTCCTCTTGAATCTCGATTTGCATGAGGAACCGAATTAGGATGCTTAGACttgagttttgttttaaaaataatgtcaattttcTAGCTCATTTAAGAGTCGCAACTTAGTTTGCTCCGAAAGAAactaagaaaaaacaaattttaaaattcttttgggTTTAGTACTTGGCGACATGTGGGAAGGGTCTTGGCACTATGGAGCACACCTGTCTAGATGGACGGTCTCTACTATAAAATAATTGGTCtttcaaaacgtgaaaaattaTGACACGTTTTGTTTTAATTCTAAACCTATGGCAACATCAACTAATCTTGTGTACTTTGAATGTTGTAAAGAGTGCAACATAGAGAGTTGCAATGGATTTTGAGATTcctgttattaaaataaataatacttggTAGTTTACCAACTCATGCAAATAAGGTGATAGTAAAATGGGtctacaaaataaatttgattaaaaatagaGAAGTGGAGAAGAAGCTCAAAACCCATTTGGTAGAAAATGGTTACACTCAAGAGCATATAGTGGATTATGAAGAAGTATTTGCTCCTATGACACGACATGCTTGGAGACAGTGCGAATGGTGATCTCTTTGCAACACAAAAGTAATTGAACATATTTCAGCTTGATATTAAGTCATCTTTTATAAATGGATATCTCAGTGAAGAAGTTTTTGTAGCACAACCACCTTGCTATGTGGtaaaaggagaagaagaagataaagtcTACAAACTAAAGAAAACTATATATGAACTAAAGAAAACTATATATGAACTCAAGCAAGTTCCACGAGCCTAATATAGTCGCATAAAATTAGCAGAGAAAGTCTTCTTCGATGTCCTTATGAATATACACTTTTTTGCCAAGATGGGAGGTGAATGTAAAATTATCATCGTATGTATCTATGTTGATGATCTCATATTTACTTGTAATGAAGAAGTGATGTTTAACAAGTTCAATAGTTCAATGATGCAAGAATTCAACATGACAGACCTTGGacatataaagtatttttttggGATATAAGTGATGTAGAAGAAAGAATGCATTTTTATAGGGATCTTTTGTACCACAATATAAACTCACTCATGTACCATAAGACAAAAATCTTTAAAGTTTTAAGATTGAGAGAGAAGATTTTTGCCTTATGGTACATGAGAGGTATTTGTTTTGATACAGCATATCCCCTCccatttttatacataaaaaagtACATATAAGAGTTACTAAAGAAATTTTGAATGGCTAATTGCAATGAAATTCATAATCCAATTGTTCCTGATTCCTTACTTACTAAAGATGAGAGTGAAAATAAGGTTATAACAGTTAGTACAAATAGTTAATTGGCAGTCGCATGCATCCTACAATAACTCGACCTGATATTATGTTTGTTGTAAGTCAACATACTCGATATATAGAATGTCCTACAGAACTTAATCACAATTCAATAAAAAGAGTATTATGATACTTGAAAGGGATGTATGATTATGGTATTATCTACAAGAAGGAATAAGATGTAAAGCTTGAAAGCTACACAGATATTGACTATGCTAGTGATTTGGACGATTGTAAGGGTACATCAGGATATATTTCTCAGCTGGATTATAATGTTGAATCTTGGTTATCAAAGAAGCATAAAATTGTTACATTGTCTACAACTGAAGCAGGATTTGTTGCAACAGCTTCAGCAATAACTCAAGCAATCTGGTTACAAAGAATTCTAGAGTATCTTCTTCATATAAAGAATGATGAGTGCTTGTAATAATAGTTTAAGCATTGCTTTTTCTAAGAATCAATTTTTACATGgtcttacaaaatatattgatgataGGTTTTATATTCTTTCATAATATTACTAAAGAAATAGTTGTTATATTAACTCATTGTTCCAGTCAAAATCAAGTTGCAAATATAAtgactaaaccacttaaactaAATGTGTTTGTGAGGCTTAGATGCTTTCTCAACATGTGTTTTGTATCAGTTCTAAACCGAATTCCATTATTCAATTTAAGGGAGGAAATGTTGAAGTGGTCAGTCCTATATGTTAGTGATAATTGAGTTTTTAATATGTATGTTATTTTAggaattattatgtttaatttagtttattttcgATGTAACCAGTAATACCACTAAGTTAATAGTGTTTCATATTTTTCTGTTTTTGTAAGGCTATAAATAGTCATATCTATTCAGCTATTGAATAACAATTAATATAGACATTTTCTATACATTCTTATATCTTACATGATGTAAGATCAATTTTTCATAAACTATTTATAATTCGTCAAAGAGATATAAATGACGAGCAAACAGAAAATAACAAGATAAATCTAGCATCAAATCGTTGGAGATGATATCAAAATTTGTGTTTTGAACAAACATAAGAAAAAGTATAGAGATGCGATTAAAATCCACAATTTGGATAATCAAAGAAAACAGATAAAAACAAGCATAGAAAAAAGTACCTATCACACAACGGCGGTAGAATTGACAAAGGATGGAGATGAAGAGAAGCTACTAGAGGAATCGAATGAAATGACGAGCAAGGAACAATTAGAGAAAATGGAAAATCAGGAGACCTAGTATCAAAATCAGTAGAGATTCTATCAGAGTCGGCCTCGAACATTGGGCTGCCACCGCCTCTGTAAAAAAAAGGTCAACtttgggctgccctagcccCGTTAGAAAAAAGATcgatataattttgttttgttgccctatgttaagtttaaaaatttgattaaaaaatgtttttgttaaGATTTGAACCAtgacattataaaatttttatctaGACCTACTAACTAAATTATAAcatttactatttttaataaatgggttGTACTGGGGAGTGGGCTGCTCTAGCCCAAGTGCTTGCCGGATTTATTTCAGATTTGGATGCTATTCAAATCTGGAATTCATGAAAGAGAATCAACTAAATTAAGTTAACAACAAGATATGAAAAATGACCTATCTTGCAGTGACAACGAATGAAACACAGCTATCTATGATGTGTCCTCAATTGACCCAAAAGAGAGGTTTGAAGATGAAAAAactcagatgaagatgaagaaatataGGTAATATTTCTCCTCTTCCTCCACATTGTCTCCATAGGTGtttctttctcttttattaCGAAAGATACGCCTTCAATTCTTTTTaagtaacatattttttaatttgatttggtTCATACattactaatttttatatttttataacactaatatagaattttaaattttaaattatatatttttaaaatttcataaattaagtataataaaaattatattatatactatatcatattgtataaaaattataatttaaatgtataaatttataaaaaataattaaatctataatacattttataataaattataatattaataaaaataattaaagataaaaataaataaattaaacattaaattatattagtaaataataaaaaaaaagtatattaatttgaaaagttgAATAAAGCTCACCcaatatatatttgacaaaacattcttgatcaaaacattttattttaaagcattatattttttttttaatatattgaagaatCAAATTTCCATAAATTTACCACATTTTAAATTCCTTAAACCAAATATTcctaaagataaataaaatatataaaatatgttcaATGTATTAAATACTCGTCTCTATAATTAACCCATCAATTCTCTCCCTACTAATTTGTTACTTATAactgtaaattatttttaacttaaatgtttttaaataaatattatttggttcttaaataaaaatgaaaggcCGATCAAacttatatgtatatatatatatatatggttattCAGGTATTATAATCAACAAATAAATTCGGGTTacttataataatcaaacaaatatgattttaactaaaattcataaaaacGATGGGCATTTTATTagacaaataaaattaactcaTATAATTAAagatgtaaaaaataaaagatgtaataacttatataaataaataatcatacaTTTATACTCAACTAATCTTAACGAtgaataagacaaaatataaaacaaaaaaaaaatgaatttattcatttactttaaaacacaataatttaaaatcatcaCAAGTTGAAAAGGTTGTAGGGGTCATGattcacacaaaaaaaaaaacaatacaaaatcaTTGATCTACTTAAAATAGTAATATTGTATACTATCATACAAAACCAAATACACTTTTGGCGGTAATTACCAAATACACTTTTGGCGGTATTAAATTAACATATACTGGCGCTTAACACTATGGAAACTATCACCAAAGTTTAAAAATGTCGGAAAGAGCGTTTGCATAACTACTTGTGTCATTTATGCATCGCCATAAGCTATtttattgagatttatttttaattgattttattttcaaaaattatttgtagcgtatttttctaattttttttttgttttgggaAGAAGAGTTTAAAATGatcatttacaaatattaatttctcaatgcaaatataataacaaaaattcaaattatctcatacttataattataatgaaagggaatactaaaatataaaagtctTATGACCACctttaaaaaaacttttgatAACCTTTAAATCATCGCTAAAAATATCACCGATGCATATTTCTTGCGTCGCTAAAAGCAGGGTCATACAATTTTAACGATATTTATTTAAGCGTCGAAAACTAGATAGCATTTCTACACTACAAAATAATGTACAATTCACATGTTGGAGACCATTTTCGATATTGTAAAGGATCAAAACTGATAATTAAATAGTTCATTATACTACTCCAACAAAACAAACTTTCAACAACTATTATATGccaacatatattaaataaaattaaacggAAAAATCTTTTGTCAACCTTTTATATCTATACAATCacctttctttttttatatacaaaatttgtttaaattttataatttacctattctaaattttaatattttttaagttttattttaactttataaataatttatttcactattttatttcttttaaattaaatttgacataaaaaaattttaacattaaaatttatttaataagttttaaaatttaaaacttttatagaattactattttttttattaagatttgtctattatttaactatatttaaatttaattaaatgaaaagtaaaaaataatataaaccaaaaataaattaattaaacattatattatatttaagaataaaaatgtatcttatatatatatattttaaaattaggaatcaattttatatatttagaaaagtCCAACCATGTGTGTTGTTCAGCGGAGCCTATAAGAAGTCTAACTCATTTTTTTCGACACAGACCAATTCATTCTAACCTAAAAAATCCATCGCTTAATCAATAAGACTATCATCCTTTTACTCTCCACAATCAATCGTAAAATAGTCCTGACTCTCCACAATCTATCGCGAAACATTCTTCTCCGCAACTAGGTCTTAATGCCTATTATCGTCACAATTGAATGATTACGGTTAGATGTTTCTCGAATTCTTCATATCTTGTCTCacgtttataaaaaaaataaatatatgccTAACAAGTTGTTTACATACTTTAAGAATGAAGTATTTATATGATAggatttttttactttatatctCAAATTAGTAAATTGGATACAAAGAAACTATGCAAATCATGAGCTCGTATTTGTTGATTCACTCTGTCCTAAAGCAAACAAATGATGAACAGTCACCTTCACTAAGTTGGAATGGTGGCTACAGTCTTCCCTACATTTTAACTTAACCATCAAAAATATGTATATAGTGTTCTAATATTTCAAAAAGGTACTATATGCAATCAGTAACCGAGAGAAATGTGTATACTAATGTTCTTCTGCCTCTAAAACCCACATTTTGATGTTGACAAATCAAGCTTCAGCCTTAATATCATAAACTACCATATgtaaaaacgaaaaaaaatccTATTGAGAACTTGCATGATAAGAAACTCAAATCaatcctttattttatttttgtttccaTGTCAATTATTCAAGCATATTCTTTTCTCTGTCACTATAGGAAAACAGATCAAGTCGAGTTCATTTCTCtaagattttttgaaatatgaatGACAAACACAACTTATTTTCATTAGAAAATGTGTGAATAGGAGAATGTTCCTTTCAAGTGAAttcttttttctattattatatgtgaATCATGCCATGCCATTGTTGATGATAATAGGAATCTCAGTTGACTCAAAGAGAATGGACTAATTGGATTACTTCCAAGAAGAGTTAAATGCTTTTCTAGGAATCTACATTGTATTGCGCTCTCTTTGCACTTGTTGTCTTGGTTTCCGCTAGTACCATATCTTCTAGCAAGTTAGGCCAAACAGATACAATGCTCGACCTTTttaaaagatgaaaagatgGTACGGAAATTTGTTTGAGCCTCTCTAGGCTTCGCTATTGTTCATGACTGCAAGGATATTCTACAATGACACACACATACAAACGAAAAGAGTAATAAGAAGTGAAAAGGACAGAGACACTTTCAAACCAGAAAGAAAAGTTCCCACTGATGGTATACTTAAGTCCCATAACAAGATGCCCCAAATCCTTGTTTTGGCCAGAAATGCACTATTTTGGGTCCAATAAGCTTTTCTcacttcttttttctttccatgGACGTGTATTTTTGTATGGATTTGTCGATCTACATGAATTCTATACTGACATTACGGTTTGGGATCATTACTTATCAATATGCGTAAAAGAAATATCATATAGAATGATCCATTGTATGATTTCTGCAGAATTCTCTTTTGTTTTTGGTTCAGGTGGACCAATTAAGATGTAAATTTAATCTTTAACTGCATCCTTCTTGTTAAACCACAAACTTCTCATGTATTACTTTAGATCTTGTTGTTGTGTTAAGTTGTCCTTTAAGAAGGCTAAGTGTGAGGTGGTGCTGATAAATTTGCTCATGAAAGTTTCTCTTCCTGAAAttgatcattttattaaaactataaaataattttgatttcctTTTTATTAAGGAAATAACTGTGCCCTAATTACTATCCAATTCTAAGTTAGGAAAAGATCTAGTATATATGTCTTTGATTAGGATATGGAATTTGTAATCCTAATTTGTATGTGTGTTTGATATGCTTTTATTTATGCAATAGTTAAAATATACTAATTGACTAGCAAAAACTTTCATTGTCAAGTGATAATCTTTTGCTCTAGTTTTGGTATCACTTGTCATAAGTATGTAGCATGTTTTAAGAAACTTTCTCATTTAAAGCATTACATGTTGAGCCATTCTCTTGAGGTATTTGTTACTTTACTAGTTTTCCTTTAATCCATCGAACTATGTATGTATGAATTAGGGTATATAGTTTTCttctaagtataatattttatgtgtGAATCTTATGATTCATCTTATTATCTTCTTGTATTACATATTTTCATCTTATATATTGATCTGCTTATATGAAATATATGAAAACTTTATACtttttgtttgagttatattacagtaaaaggaaaattaattatttgtattaggttttttcttttgattgtATTAATGGATGATTGATGTATTCATCCACAAGTTGTCATCTTCCAGTTTATGCGAAAAAGAATCTACTTAAggtatttttctatattttgatgtcttttttttcaatattggTAGTACATTATTAAAACTCTAAGTATAATATTAGATGTACGGATTTTGTGATTCTTTTTCTTATCTTATTGTATTAAATGGTTTTCTTATATGGTTGATCTTCTTATatgaaagttttatattttttatttgatttatagtACTTAAAGT
Proteins encoded:
- the LOC124913265 gene encoding F-box only protein 6-like; the protein is MESDETPTRKVSRNKLTLCSSNEMSPKIWGKFPEDLFEAVAARLPIVTVFRFLSVSRKWNTMLTSHTFRERYAKLSITQPWFYTITENNVNTAAMYDPSSNKWHRSKIHSFQEKLVIFPIASVGGIVCFTNDNHTRLFVGNPLTQTLKELPFWSNMGWSGVTVGMWMNGKSLSEGYKILYFSCNGRYIIFDSIENAWYKSGAMPASMSLPLILNMRSQAIFVDSCLYFMSSIPDGMVSYNILSGIWNHILVPNPYTFNADRFIVECGGRIMLVGSKVRDIKSCASICIWELEKTTLQWKEVDTMPSEWCMELYRKNTNMIGVGNEDLILMWFRFGKMNMLVTYDVSKKEWLQVSRSTLPRGMAHQRIGCGITFYPCITATI